The following coding sequences are from one Triticum aestivum cultivar Chinese Spring chromosome 5A, IWGSC CS RefSeq v2.1, whole genome shotgun sequence window:
- the LOC123101645 gene encoding soyasapogenol B glucuronide galactosyltransferase-like, with translation MRIVGPITHTRHVCLFLSELHQLARALGLSGLNFVWVIGAAAGQESSEWMPEGFADLIASGDRDFMVRGWAPEMLILSHPALGGFVTHCGWNSVLEAVTAGVPMATWPRYGDHFNNKTLVVEQLKVGVSIGAKDYASGIEAHDVIAGEVTAESIQRLMESDAIRKKAKDHGVKARSMVEKGGSSYDDVARLMGELTARRSSVKVGEDIQAS, from the exons atgcgaatcgTTGGACCCATCACCCATACTAGGCATGTATGCCTCTTCCTTTCGGAGCTGCACCAGCTCGCCCGCGCCCTCGGCCTCTCAGGCCTGAACTTCGTGTGGGTGATTGGCGCCGCCGCAGGCCAAGAATCCTCGGAGTGGATGCCCGAAGGCTTCGCCGACCTGATCGCGAGCGGCGACCGCGACTTCATGGTCCGTGGCTGGGCGCCGGAGATGCTGATCCTGAGCCACCCCGCCCTCGGTgg gtttgTGACACACTGCGGTTGGAACTCGGTGCTAGAGGCCGTGACCGCCGGCGTGCCGATGGCGACGTGGCCGCGGTACGGGGACCACTTCAACAACAAGACACTCGTCGTGGAGCAGCTCAAGGTGGGCGTCAGCATCGGGGCCAAGGACTACGCGTCGGGTATCGAGGCCCACGATGTGATTGCCGGCGAGGTGACCGCCGAATCCATCCAGAGGTTGATGGAGAGCGACGCCATCCGAAAGAAGGCCAAGGACCACGGCGTGAAGGCAAGGAGCATGGTGGAGAAGGGCGGGTCTTCGTACGATGACGTAGCCCGACTGATGGGCGAGCTGACGGCCCGCCGGAGCTCCGTCAAGGTTGGAGAAGACATCCAGGCAAGCTGA
- the LOC123107987 gene encoding scopoletin glucosyltransferase, with translation MAVRDEPLHILFFPFLASGHLIPIAHMAALFAGRGVRCTILTTPVNAAIIRSAVDRANDAFAGTGSPAIDIAVVPFPDVGLPPGVENGTALASQDDRDKFYQAVRLLREPFDRFLADHRTDAVVSDSFFDWSVDAAAERGVPRIAFLGSSMFARACSDSMLRHNPLENAPDDPDALVLLPELPHRVELRRSQMLDPAKRPWHWEFFKSMNAADQRSFGEVFNSFHDLERDYVKHFQKTLGRRVWLVGPVALASKDMAVRGTDVPSPDASSCLRWLDAKPAGSVVYVSFGTLTRFAPAELHQLARALDLSGLNFVWVIGAAAGQDSSEWMPEGFAYLIASGDRGFMVRGWAPQMLILSHPALGGFVTHCGWNSVLEAVTAGVPMATWPRYADQFNNETLVVEQLKVGVSIGAKDYASGIEAHEVIAGEVIAESIQRLMESDAIQKKAKDLGLKARSAMEKGGSSYDDVGRLMDELAARRSTVKVVEDIQASC, from the coding sequence ATGGCTGTCCGCGACGAGCCGCTGCATATCCTCTTCTTCCCGTTCCTGGCGTCCGGCCACCTCATCCCTATCGCCCACATGGCCGCGCTCTTCGCCGGCCGCGGCGTCAGGTGCACCATCCTCACCACGCCCGTCAACGCCGCTATCATCCGCTCTGCCGTCGACCGGGCCAACGACGCCTTCGCCGGCACTGGCTCCCCGGCCATCGACATCGCCGTCGTGCCCTTCCCAGACGTCGGGCTCCCGCCGGGCGTCGAGAACGGCACGGCCCTCGCGTCCCAGGACGACCGCGACAAGTTCTACCAAGCGGTCAGGCTTCTCCGGGAGCCCTTCGACCGGTTCCTGGCCGACCACCGCACCGACGCCGTCGTGTCCGACAGCTTCTTCGACTGGTCCGTCGACGCCGCCGCGGAGCGCGGCGTCCCGCGCATCGCGTTCCTCGGCAGCAGCATGTTCGCGCGCGCCTGCAGCGACAGCATGCTGCGGCACAACCCGCTGGAGAACGCCCCCGACGACCCCGACGCCCTCGTTTTGCTGCCGGAGCTGCCGCACCGCGTCGAGCTGAGGCGGAGCCAGATGCTGGACCCGGCGAAGAGGCCGTGGCACTGGGAGTTCTTCAAAAGCATGAACGCCGCCGACCAGAGGAGCTTCGGCGAGGTGTTCAACAGCTTCCACGACCTCGAGCGGGACTATGTCAAGCACTTCCAAAAGACGCTCGGCCGGCGCGTGTGGCTCGTCGGGCCGGTGGCCCTCGCCAGCAAGGACATGGCTGTGAGAGGCACCGACGTGCCCTCGCCGGACGCGAGCAGCTGTCTCCGGTGGCTGGACGCCAAGCCGGCCGGCTCGGTGGTGTACGTCTCCTTCGGCACACTGACCAGGTTCGCTCCGGCGGAGCTGCACCAGCTCGCCCGCGCCCTCGACCTCTCAGGCCTGAACTTCGTGTGGGTGATCGGCGCCGCCGCAGGCCAAGACTCTTCGGAGTGGATGCCCGAAGGCTTCGCCTACCTGATCGCGAGCGGCGACCGCGGCTTCATGGTCCGTGGCTGGGCGCCGCAGATGCTGATCCTGAGCCACCCCGCCCTCGGTGGGTTCGTGACACACTGCGGCTGGAACTCGGTGCTGGAGGCCGTGACCGCCGGCGTGCCGATGGCGACGTGGCCGCGGTACGCGGACCAGTTCAACAACGAGACGCTCGTCGTGGAGCAGCTCAAGGTGGGCGTCAGCATCGGGGCCAAGGACTACGCGTCAGGCATCGAGGCCCACGAGGTGATCGCCGGCGAGGTGATCGCGGAGTCCATCCAGAGGTTGATGGAGAGCGACGCCATCCAGAAGAAGGCTAAGGACCTCGGTCTGAAGGCAAGGAGCGCGATGGAGAAGGGAGGATCCTCGTACGATGACGTTGGCCGGCTAATGGACGAGCTGGCGGCCCGCCGGAGCACCGTCAAGGTTGTAGAAGACATCCAGGCCAGCTGCTGA